In a single window of the Cucumis melo cultivar AY chromosome 11, USDA_Cmelo_AY_1.0, whole genome shotgun sequence genome:
- the LOC103495967 gene encoding arogenate dehydratase/prephenate dehydratase 1, chloroplastic-like isoform X2: MMNLPSAMALGDSSSLWCLVPKLTQSPVSLKLEFRGGILGLPASSMTCSIEAEKPPNRTTELQPVNDQADGSIVRKLNKDMASFHKPLSVSNVSAYPNDDKKVRISFKGLPGSYSEDAALKAYPNCESVPCNEFEDAFKAVELWMADKAVLPIENSSGGSIHRNYDLLLRHRLHIVGEVQLATNLCLLALPGVRAEQLKRVLSHPQALALSDTVLNRLGVVRENVDDTAGAAQYVASSNLRDAGVVAGARTAELYGLNILAEGIQTSIVFTLDEGAGVLFKVLALFALREINLTKIESRPQRNRPLRVVDDSNMGTAKYFDYLFYIDFEASMAEPRAQHALGLLQEHATFLRVLGCYPMDVAS; this comes from the exons ATGATGAATTTACCGAGTGCTATGGCGTTGGGTGATTCCTCTTCTTTGTGGTGTTTGGTGCCTAAGTTGACGCAGTCTCCTGTCTCGTTGAAATTGGAATTCAGAGGAGGGATTTTAGGATTGCCGGCTTCCTCAATGACTTGCTCTATTGAGGCTGAGAAGCCGCCGAATCGAACCACGGAGTTGCAGCCAGTTAACGATCAGGCGGATGGGAGTATTGTTCGGAAATTGAACAAGGATATGGCCTCTTTTCATA AACCATTATCTGTGTCAAATGTATCAGCTTATCCGAATGATGATAAAAAGGTTCGAATATCATTTAAG GGGTTGCCAGGTTCATACAGTGAAGATGCAGCACTTAAAGCATACCCTAATTGCGAAAGTGTTCCTTGTAATGAGTTTGAAGATGCATTTAAG gCTGTTGAATTATGGATGGCTGATAAAGCTGTTCTTCCAATTGAGAACTCATCAGGTGGGAGCATCCATCGCAACTATGATTTGCTTCTTCGACACAGGCTACATATTGTTGGTGAAGTGCAGTTAGCCACCAATTTGTGCCTTCTAGCTCTTCCTGGTGTGAGAGCAGAACAGTTGAAACGTGTTCTTAGCCATCCGCAG GCACTTGCCTTGAGTGATACTGTCTTGAATAGGTTGGGTGTTGTCCGAGAAAATGTAGATGATACAGCCGGTGCTGCTCAG TATGTAGCATCGAGTAACCTCAGGGATGCTGGAGTTGTTGCAGGTGCTCGAACTGCAGAATTGTATGGTTTAAACATACTTGCAGAAGGAATCCAG ACAAGCATTGTGTTTACTTTGGATGAAGGGGCTGGAGTCTTGTTCAAAGTCTTGGCGTTGTTTGCACTAAGAGAGATTAATTTGACAAAG ATTGAAAGTCGACCACAAAGAAATCGCCCTTTACGAGTAGTGGATGACTCTAACATGGGTACTGCTAA GTACTTTGACTACTTGTTCTATATTGATTTTGAAGCTTCTATGGCCGAACCACGTGCGCAGCATGCCTTGGGGCTTTTGCAG GAACATGCAACGTTTCTTCGGGTACTTGGTTGCTATCCAATGGACGTGGCTAGCTAG
- the LOC103495967 gene encoding arogenate dehydratase/prephenate dehydratase 1, chloroplastic-like isoform X1: MMNLPSAMALGDSSSLWCLVPKLTQSPVSLKLEFRGGILGLPASSMTCSIEAEKPPNRTTELQPVNDQADGSIVRKLNKDMASFHKPLSVSNVSAYPNDDKKVRISFKGLPGSYSEDAALKAYPNCESVPCNEFEDAFKAVELWMADKAVLPIENSSGGSIHRNYDLLLRHRLHIVGEVQLATNLCLLALPGVRAEQLKRVLSHPQALALSDTVLNRLGVVRENVDDTAGAAQYVASSNLRDAGVVAGARTAELYGLNILAEGIQDDLSNVTRYLVLTREPIIPRTDRPYRTSIVFTLDEGAGVLFKVLALFALREINLTKIESRPQRNRPLRVVDDSNMGTAKYFDYLFYIDFEASMAEPRAQHALGLLQEHATFLRVLGCYPMDVAS, encoded by the exons ATGATGAATTTACCGAGTGCTATGGCGTTGGGTGATTCCTCTTCTTTGTGGTGTTTGGTGCCTAAGTTGACGCAGTCTCCTGTCTCGTTGAAATTGGAATTCAGAGGAGGGATTTTAGGATTGCCGGCTTCCTCAATGACTTGCTCTATTGAGGCTGAGAAGCCGCCGAATCGAACCACGGAGTTGCAGCCAGTTAACGATCAGGCGGATGGGAGTATTGTTCGGAAATTGAACAAGGATATGGCCTCTTTTCATA AACCATTATCTGTGTCAAATGTATCAGCTTATCCGAATGATGATAAAAAGGTTCGAATATCATTTAAG GGGTTGCCAGGTTCATACAGTGAAGATGCAGCACTTAAAGCATACCCTAATTGCGAAAGTGTTCCTTGTAATGAGTTTGAAGATGCATTTAAG gCTGTTGAATTATGGATGGCTGATAAAGCTGTTCTTCCAATTGAGAACTCATCAGGTGGGAGCATCCATCGCAACTATGATTTGCTTCTTCGACACAGGCTACATATTGTTGGTGAAGTGCAGTTAGCCACCAATTTGTGCCTTCTAGCTCTTCCTGGTGTGAGAGCAGAACAGTTGAAACGTGTTCTTAGCCATCCGCAG GCACTTGCCTTGAGTGATACTGTCTTGAATAGGTTGGGTGTTGTCCGAGAAAATGTAGATGATACAGCCGGTGCTGCTCAG TATGTAGCATCGAGTAACCTCAGGGATGCTGGAGTTGTTGCAGGTGCTCGAACTGCAGAATTGTATGGTTTAAACATACTTGCAGAAGGAATCCAG GATGATTTAAGTAATGTGACTCGTTATCTGGTACTTACAAGGGAACCAATCATTCCAAGAACTGATAGGCCCTATAGA ACAAGCATTGTGTTTACTTTGGATGAAGGGGCTGGAGTCTTGTTCAAAGTCTTGGCGTTGTTTGCACTAAGAGAGATTAATTTGACAAAG ATTGAAAGTCGACCACAAAGAAATCGCCCTTTACGAGTAGTGGATGACTCTAACATGGGTACTGCTAA GTACTTTGACTACTTGTTCTATATTGATTTTGAAGCTTCTATGGCCGAACCACGTGCGCAGCATGCCTTGGGGCTTTTGCAG GAACATGCAACGTTTCTTCGGGTACTTGGTTGCTATCCAATGGACGTGGCTAGCTAG